The Corynebacterium felinum DNA segment TTTCCACAGCAGGCTACCCCTCCCCCCTTGGCCGATTCACATTCATGCAATTGACTCGCCGATAGTGCAGATTTCCAAAAACAACAATCAGGTCCCAGAGTTTTGCTCCGGGACCTGATTGATTACAAGAAGCTTTTAGATTTTTGCCAGCGCTTGATCAATATCCGCAATCAGATCTTCAAGATCTTCAATACCAATAGAAATTCGAACCAAGTCCCGCGGCACCTCTAAGGTTGAGCCAGTAACAGACTGATGGGTCATTGTTGCCGGATGCTCAAGCAACGATTCCACTCCGCCCAGCGATTCTGCCAAACAAATCAACTTCGTTGAAAGACAAAACGTCCGCGCCGCTTCCTCAGTATGGAAGCGCACTGAAATCATGGCGCCAAATCGCTTCATCTGCTTCTTAGCCACATCATGGTTAAGGTGAGACTCTAGTCCAGGAAACAGTACCTGAGCGACCTTGTCGCTGGCCTCAAGATGGCGCGCAATCGCATCCGCATTATCGCAGTGACGATCCATGCGAACTGCAAGCGTCTTAATCCCCCTCGCGGTTAAGTAGGCATCAAACACACTCGGAATAGCTCCCGCTCCGCCTTGCAAGAACTGCAGCTGTTCATCCAGTTCAGCACTATTGGTCACCACTACGCCACCGACAACATCTGAGTGCCCGCCAAGATACTTAGTAGTGGAATGAAGGACATGATCAGCTCCCAAGGCAAGCGGGTTCTGCAGATACGGACTTGCAAAGGTGTTATCCACGACAAGTTGCGCGAAATGCCCCTCAATCTGGTGCGCCACAGCAGCGATATCGGTGATCGCCAAGGCCGGATTCGAGGGAGTCTCTAGCCACACCAACTTGGTCGAATC contains these protein-coding regions:
- a CDS encoding cystathionine gamma-synthase is translated as MNVQGFSTASIHAGYEPDSLYGSINTPIYASTTFAQNGLNELRGGFEYTRCGNPTITALEKTVAALEGAKYGRAFSSGMAATDVLLRAVLRPGDHVIFGHDAYGGTFRLIDSVFSQWGIEYTVVDTTDPNQVGASLKDSTKLVWLETPSNPALAITDIAAVAHQIEGHFAQLVVDNTFASPYLQNPLALGADHVLHSTTKYLGGHSDVVGGVVVTNSAELDEQLQFLQGGAGAIPSVFDAYLTARGIKTLAVRMDRHCDNADAIARHLEASDKVAQVLFPGLESHLNHDVAKKQMKRFGAMISVRFHTEEAARTFCLSTKLICLAESLGGVESLLEHPATMTHQSVTGSTLEVPRDLVRISIGIEDLEDLIADIDQALAKI